Sequence from the Priestia megaterium genome:
TTAGCTAACCCTAGCATTGCAAATACTCCCCAGCCTACACCAATACTAATAATAATGCTGAGCTTATTTAACGTCCGGTGCGATAATAAATAAAAAGTCAGCAGCAAAATCGCAGCTGAAGCCAGCGCAATTGGAAGTTTAATAGCTGAATTCGTTTCTGTAATGCCAAACATTCCTTTTAAAAAGGAACCGCTGAGCTGCGTCACTAATAAAATTAAATATGTACCGGTAACTGTCGGGGTAAAGTATTTTGCTAGTTTATCAATGAGACCAAGCAGGCTCATCAAAATAGCAATTATCCCGCTTATAAGGAGGGTGAACTGCAGCACGCGGAGCGTTTCAGAGTGAGAACCAAACAGAACGGTTCCAAGACTCGCATACAGAGAAAAGACGCCCCACCAAACGCCAGCTGGCCCTTCCATGATTGGGTATTTATGCCCTATAAACACCTGCAAGAGCCCGGATAAAGCCAAAATAAATAACGTTCGCTGTAAAAATTGAATAGAATCCGCTGCGTTTAAATGAAACTGAGAGGCAATTACAATAGGAACAATCATACTATTAGAAATCATAAATAAAAACCATTGTAGTGAAGCAATGGAAACTCGAAACATTCTTAACACCTCAATTAATGCCGACGAGCGGCTGAATGAACCAACAGGCTGCTCTATTATTTTACCATGGGATTTCCAATTTGTAAGCGATATCTTGTTAAAAGGAGGATGAGTAAAGTGTCAAAAAATTCAATATATTGTTGTAAAAAGAAGAAAGATAATTTATAATTTTCTTACAATTATAAATTATAAACATAAGAATAATTTATAATGAACTGACTAACAGTCAAGGAAGGAGGAGGAATAAGACAAATGAAACTATACCTGTCAGTTGATATGGAAGGAATTACGGGACTCGTCGATCACACAAATGTTCTGCGACAGAAAGAAAATTACGAAAGAAGCCGCAAAATAATGACGGATGAAGCAAATGCAGTAATTTATGCAGGATTTAGAGAAAAGTGCTCAGAAGTTGTGGTAAATGACAGTCATTCGAGTATGAATAATCTCCTTGTTGAACGGCTTCATCCAGAAACTCAGCTTATTTCAGGGAGCGTAAAACCATATTCAATGGTACAGGGATTAGATCAGACTTTTGATGGTGCTATGTTTCTAGGGTATCATGCTAAAGCATCCATGCCTGGTGTCATGTCTCATTCGATGATATTTGGTGCTCGCAATATGTACATAGACGATACAAATATTGGAGAGGTAGGCTTCAACGCATACGTCGCAGGGTATTACGGCGTTCCAGTTTTAATGGTAGCCGGTGATGACCAAACGGCGCTGGAAGCACAGCAGCTTATTCCAAACGTGACGACTGCTATCGTCAAACAGGCCATTTCACGTTCTGCAGCCAAAACATTAACCCCTAAGAAAGCAGAACAATTACTTCAAGAAAAAACAGCCGCAGCTATTCAACACAAACACCTTGTTAAACCTTTAATTCCACCTAAACATCCAACCTTACGAATAGAATTTGCAAATTACGGTCAAGCAGAGTGGGCCCATTTAATGCCGGGCACAGAAATTGAGCCTGGAACGACGACCGTTCGGTTTCAAGCAAAAGATATTTTAGAAGCTTATCAGGCCATGCTTGTTATGACTGAATTAGCTACGCGCACAACATTCTGTTAGAAGGTGGGATAAAGGTGAAAAGTTATATTTTGAAACGATTTTTATCCATGCTTGTTACGCTGTGGGTAATTGTGACCTTAACCTTCTTTTTAATGCATTCGATTCCTGGATCTCCATTTAATGAAGAACGAGCGACAAGCGATGCAGTTCAAAAAAACCTGGAATCATTTTATCACTTAGATGAGCCGCTAGCTGTGCAATATATTCTTTATTTAAAATCCATTGTTACCTTTGACTTTGGTCCTTCCATTAAACAGCCGTCTCAAACGGTTAACGACCTTTTAGGAAGAGGGTTTCCAGTGTCATTTGAACTTGGAATGGTGACGTTAATTCTTGCGGTGATTTCCGGTATTACACTAGGCATTATCGCTGCTCTTAGAAGGAATGGAATGATTGATTACATTGCGATGAGTATAGCAGTTATCGGATTGTCGGTTCCAAATTTTGTTATGGCCACGTTGTTAATTCAACAGCTTTCTGTTAATTTGAAAATTTTACCTGCCGCTACGTGGACGAGCCCTTTACATATGATTCTTCCGACTCTAGCTCTTGCCACAGGTCCTATGGCTATTATTGCACGTTTGACTCGCTCAAGCATGATAGAAGTACTAACTCAAGATTATATTCGAACAGCGCGTGCAAAAGGGCTTTCGCCAGTGAAAATTGTATTTAAGCATGCGCTTAGAAATGCTTTAATGCCCGTTATAACAGTTCTTGGAACGATTGCAGCCAGCGTATTAACCGGCACATTTGTTATTGAACAAATCTTTGCTATTCCTGGCATGGGAAAATATTTTGTGGACAGTATTAATACGAGAGACTACCCGGTAATTATGGGCACTACGGTCTTTTACAGTTCGATTCTCATCATTATGCTTTTTTTAGTAGACATTGCTTACGGAATACTTGATCCACGAATCAAACTGCATAAGAAGGAGGGATAACGTGCTGGAAAAACAGGAGTATAAGCAAATTCCTGATGAGTGGTTTGTGCCAAAGAAAAAAAACAAATCTGAAGCTGAAGCAGTTGTAAGGCCGAGTCTTTCTTATTGGCATGATGCTTGGCGCAGGCTTATAAAAAACAAGTTGGCCATGCTGGGTCTCTTTTTTTTAGTCATTCTCGTTGTGATGGCTATATTCGGCCCTATGTTTTCACCCTACAGTGTAACGAAAGCTTCTTTTACAGAGCAAAACCTTCCTCCTTCAGCTAGTCATTGGTTTGGAACGGATGACTTAGGCAGAGATATGTACACTCGGACATGGTATGGAGCTAGAATCTCTTTATTTGTAGGACTGATGGCAGCGCTTATTGATTTTATCATCGGTGTCATTTACGGGGGATTCTCAGGCTATAAAGGCGGAAAAACAGATAATGTCATGATGCGTGTAATTGAAATTTTATACGGTCTTCCTTATTTATTAGTGGTGATTTTACTGATGGTAGTCATGGGCCCCGGGCTTTCTACGATCATTGTGGCACTTTCCGTTACAGGTTGGATCGGGATGGCGAGAATTGTACGGGGGCAAGTATTGCAAATAAAAAACTATGAATACGTGCTTGCATCCAAAACGTTTGGAACAAAAACTAGTCGTATCATTAAGCGGAACCTGCTTCCAAATACGATGGGACCGATTATCGTTCAAATGACACTAACCGTACCAACTGCCATTTTTGCTGAAGCTTTTTTAAGCTTTTTAGGGCTGGGTGTACAGGCTCCTTATGCTAGCTGGGGAGTAATGGCAAACGATGGTTTATCAACGATTCTATCAGGCTATTGGTGGCGTTTGTTTTTTCCCGCTTTTTTTATTTCTCTTACCATGTTTGCTTTTAATGTCCTTGGAGACGGACTGCAAGATGCACTTGATCCAAAATTAAGGAGGTAAGCAAATGGAAAAAATGATCCAAATCAAAAACTTACACGTACAGTTTTCAACTTACGGAGGGCAAGTTCAAGCTGTAAGAGGCGTTAGTTTTGATTTGCATAAAGGAGAAACACTAGCGATTGTCGGAGAGTCAGGGTGCGGAAAAAGCGTAACATCTCAAAGTATTATGAGGTTAATTCCGACACCTCCGGGCAGGATCACAAGCGGATCTATTTTATTTAAAGGCCAGGATTTAACGAAACTATCAGAAAAGAAAATGCGAGACATTCGAGGCGCTGATATTTCGATGATTTTTCAGGATCCTATGACTGCGCTTAATCCAACTCTTCGCGTAGGTGAGCAAATTTCAGAAAATATTATGCAACATGAAAACATCTCAAAAGAAAAAGCCAAAGAAAAAGCATTTGAAATGCTGGAGCTAGTCGGAATTCCAAATCCTAAAGAACGCCTAAAGCAATATCCTCATGAATTTAGCGGGGGAATGAGACAGCGTATTGTCATTGCAATGGCCCTTGTATGCAATCCCGAAGTGCTAATTGCTGATGAACCTACCACAGCTCTGGACGTCACGATACAAGCGCAGATTTTAGAATTGTTTAAGAATATTCAGCAGAAAACGGATGTCTCAATTGTTTTAATTACCCATGATTTAGGTGTAGTTGCTCAGGTAGCTGACCGTGTTGCCGTAATGTATGCAGGAAAGATTGTAGAAATTGGAACAAGAAGAGACATCTTTTATACGCCACAGCATCCGTATACAAAAGGATTGCTGCGTTCAGTTCCTCGGTTAGATTTATACGAAAGTGAGCTTGTGCCTATTGCAGGATCACCTCCCGATTTATTTGCACCTCCATCCGGATGTTCGTTCGCACCTCGCTGTCCTTACGTAATGGAAGTGTGTGATCGCATGTATCCTGTGTCGACAAAGCTGAAAGAAAGTCACCAAGTGCACTGCTGGCTTCAAGATGAGAGAGCCCAAAAATTTGTAACAACTATAAGCTAGATTTATAGATGAATAGAGAACTTATGAAAGAGGGGGAAATGATGAAAAAAATAGGGTCTTTACTAATGATGTGTGTACTTATATTTGCACTTGCTGCCTGTACGGCCACAAAAGATTCAGGCGCGGAGCCAGAAAAGAAGAGCAGTACAGCAAAAGAAGACGGTAAGGTCCTTTATATGAATAATGGCGCAGAACCTACGTCTTTTGATCCACCTATTGGGTTTGATTCATATTCTTGGAATATGCTTAATAACTTAATGGAAGGGCTGACTCGTTTAGGGAAAAGCGATGAGCCTGAAGGAGCAATGGCCGAGAAATGGGATATCTCTGAGGACAAAAAGGTCTATACGTTTCATTTACGAAAAGATGCTAAATGGTCAAATGGAGATGACGTGAAAGCAAGTGATTTTGTATTTGCTTGGAAGAGGCTTTTAGATCCTAAGACTGGTTCTCCAGCGGCATTTTTAGGTTATTTCATCCAAGGTGGAGAAGAATTTAATACGGGTAAAGGTAGTGCTGATCAAGTAGGGGTAAAAGCGCTAGATGACAAAACCTTTGAAGTTACGCTTAAAAGTCCTCAAGCCTATTTCTTAAGCGTAGTTTCCAATCCAGCGTTCTTCCCAATTAATGAAAAAGTAGCAACAAAAAATCCGAAATGGTTTGCAGAAGCAGATTCATTTGTTGCTAATGGTCCCTTCAAATTAACTAAATGGAAGCATAACAGTAATCTAGTAATGGAAAGAAACGATCAGTATTGGGATGCTGAAAATGTAAAGCTAGAAAAGGTAAAATGGGCAATTGTTGAAAATACAAACACAGAATATCAAATGTATCAAAATGGAGAACTAGATGTTTCTGAAATTCCATCGGATTTAAGTGAAAAGCTGTTGAAAGATGGAGATGTTCATATCGAAGACCAAGCAGGAACTTACTTCTACCGCTTTAACTTAGATAAAGAGCCCTTTCAAAACAAAAATATCCGTAAAGCATTTGCAATGGCTGTAGATCAAGATCAAATTGTTAATTTTGTTACAAAAAATAAAGAAAAACCAGCTCGCGGGTTCGTATCTTACGGATTTAAAGATGTAGATGGAAAGGATTTCCGGAAAACGGGCGGCGACTTATTAAAAACAGACGGCAAAGAAGCAAAAGCACTTCTGAAAAAAGGAATGAAAGAAGAAGGATATAAAAAGCTGCCAGCTATTACGCTAACATACAGTACAGACGATACGCATAAAAAAATAGCAGAAGCACTGCAGCAAATGTTCAAAGAAAATCTAGGCGTAGATGTGAAGCTTGCCAATATGGAATGGAATGTTTTCCAAGAAGAACAAAAAGCGTTAAAGTTTCAGCTGTCACGAAGTTCATTTTTAGCTGATTATGCAGATCCAATTAACTTTTTAGAGAGCTTCCAGACGGGTCATTCAATGAACCGTACAGCTTGGAGCAATAAAGAATATGATGAGTTAATTAAACAAGCTATGAACGAAACGGATAATAAAAAACGTTTTGAGCTTATGTATAAAGCAGAAGGTATTTTATTTGATGAGATGCCGATCATCCCTATCCATTTCTACAACTATGTGTTTTTAATCAAAGATAACGTATCTGGAATTGTTCGTCATCCTGTTGGCTATTTAGATTTGAAGTGGGCAGATAAACAGTAAAGTGGAACTTTTCGTCAGAGGGGATTTCAATTCCCTTCTGACCCAAGTTTCACTTTCTTCATTTCTTTACACAAAAGGAGTGTAACAAATGATAAAACCAAAACGATTACAAAAAGGTGATACAGTAGCTGTTATTGCACCTGCTAGTCCGCCTAATCAGCACAATCTAAAAAAAGGAATAGAATATTTAAAGGAAATAGGATTAAACGTAGTAACAGGCGCGCATTTATATAAAAAAAACGGGTACTTGGCAGGGACTGATGAACAGCGAGCAGCCGATATACATGCGATGTTTGCCAATAAGGAAGTAAAGGCAATTATCTGTGCATGCGGAGGGTACGGGACTGCTAAGCTTGCCTCGCAATTAAACTACGATTTAATTAAGCGAAACCCAAAGATTTTTTGGGGATATAGCGATATTACGTTTTTACATACGGCTATTCATCAGCGCACAGGTTTGGTTACCTTTCACGGGCCAATGCTTTCGTCGGATATCGGAAAAGAAGATGTTCATATAGAGACAAAGCAAGCTTTTTATCAATTATTTTCTCACCGTTCTTTTTGTTATACGGATCAAATTAGTCCGCTCGACACTATTTGTGAAGGAGAAGCAACTGGTCAGCTGATAGGAGGAAATCTTACTTTGCTGGTAAGCACGCTTGGCACACCATTTGAACTAGATACAAAAAATCGAATTTTATTTATTGAAGATATTGATGAAGAGCCGTATGAAATTGACCGCATGATGACACAGCTGTATATGGCCAATAAACTGCAGGATGTAGCGGGAATTATTATCGGAGATTTTCATAACTGCTATCCTAAAAAACGTACGGAGTCACTTTCATTAGAAGAGGCATTAACAAGTTACCTGACTTCTTTAAAAAAGCCTGTTATGAGAGGGTTTCGCATCGGGCATTGCTCTCCTCAAACAGCTGTGGCGATTGGAAGTTATGCCACGATGTCGACTTATGAACGAATGGTGGAATTTGAAACCGGTATTACATTACCAAAAAATAAAGTCGAACGCTGAAGGTTAAACCTGCGGGGAGGATAAATAAGTGGTGGATAAAAAAACGTATTACGTTTGTGTAGCTGTGGCGACTGTTTGGACTTCCTATGACTCTAGCAGAGAAATAGATGACAATGCAATAAGTGTCCCAGTAAAACTGGATAAATGGCTAGAACAATTAACGTATACACGTCGGTTGGAGCTTTGTGAGGGAAATTTAGTTCAAACGCAGCTGTTACTAGGAGAAGAAGTATATGTAACGGAAATGAAAGGTAAATGGGCAAAAATCGTTATTCCCTCTCAGTTTTCTTCTAAAGATGAAAGAGGATATCCCGGGTGGGTTCCTTCCCACCAACTGATTTCTCAAGCTGAATATTTTCCATTGAATAAACCAACGGCAGTGGTATCAGCAACGATTGCGACACTGCATCTAGCGGAAGAAGCCTTGCAAATTAGTTATCAAACACAGCTGCCTCTTTTAAAAGAAGATAAAGAATGGCTAGAAGTTCAAACGCCAGTTGGCAGTGGGAGAATAAAACGTCAAGATGCTGTTGTAATAGAGGATAGAAACCGTAAAGTGACAAAAGGAACTGGGGATATGATTATTGCAGCAGGAGAACAATTTTTGAATCTTCCATATTTATGGGGTGGCATGAGTGCCTGGGGATATGATTGTTCCGGGTTTGCCTATGCTACTCATAAAGCAAACGGATATCTTATTCCAAGAGATGCCACCGATCAAGCAAGGCAAGGAAAAGAAGTAGGGTTAGCCTCTATTCAACCTGGAGATTTGCTGTTTTTCGCTCATGAAAAAGGTGAAGGGTCTATCCACCATGTTGGTATTTATTATGGTAAAGGAAAAATGCTTCATTCACCTAAAACAGGTAAAACCGTTGAACTGATTGAATTAAAAGGAACGCTTTATGAAGAAGAGCTGTGCGCAGCCCGGCGCTATTATTAGGAGGTGGCAGTTATGACAACGAAGCATTTGTTAGAAGTAAAGCAGCTGAGCAAATATTTTTCGATTACGAATAAGCAGGTTTTGAAAGCAGTAGACGGCGTGTCTTTTCATATTTCAAAAGGAGAAACCTTTGGACTTGTTGGTGAATCCGGCTGCGGAAAATCAACTGCCGGGCGAACAATCATTGGGTTGTATAACCGTACATCAGGAGAGGTGCTTTATAAAGGGAAAAACGTGCATGAGCTATCAGAGAAAGAAAAATTTGCTTTTCATCGTAATATGCAAATGATTTTTCAAGATCCATATGCTTCACTAAACCCTCGTTCTACCGTGAAGGAGATTATCTCAGAACCAATGGAGGTTCACGGACTTTATTCGAATAAAAAAGAGATGCTTAACCGCGTGTATGGGCTGCTAGAAGATGTCGGGCTAAATCGTGATCATGCTAATCGCTATCCTCATGAATTCAGCGGCGGGCAGCGCCAGCGTATAGGAATTGCGAGAGCTTTAGCACTAAATCCAGAATGCATTATTGCAGACGAACCTATTTCTGCTTTAGATGTGTCTGTACAGGCTCAAGTAGTTAATTTATTAAAAAAACTCCAAAAAGAAAAAGGGTTAACTTATTTATTTATTGCACATGACTTGTCGATGGTAAAGCATATAAGCAATCGTATCGGAGTTATGTATTTAGGGCATTTAGTAGAATTAACAACAAGTTCGGAGCTGTATCAAAAACCGTTTCACCCTTACACTCAAGCTCTACTGTCAGCTATTCTTATCCCTGATCCTGACGTTGAGGATAATCGGAAGCGAATTGTTCTTAAAGGAGAATTGCCAAGCCCAATGAACCCGCCCTCGGGCTGCGTGTTTAATACGCGCTGTCCTCTTGCAGTAGCAGCCTGTAAGACTCAAAAACCAGAGTGGCAGGAAGTTGAAGAAAATCATTTTGTGGCCTGTCACTTGTACAATCAAAAGATAATAAGTAACAACTATATTGAAACAGCTGCGACAAAATGATGGAAAAAGCAAGGGTGAAAATAGAAGATGCAGTTACTAAATGGAAGCGGAGTAATAATGGACTTATACGCATTCATATTGAAGGAAAAGAATCCATACAGGTTAATTCTTTTATCCAACAAAGAGCAGCAAGTACAATCAAGCTGCTGCTCGCAATAGAAGCGTTTCGTCAAATTGATGAGGGCATCTTGACTTTAACATCTGTCATTCAAAGAACGGAAAAAAACACGGTTGGCGGAGCAGGCGTACTTGGAGCTCTTCCGCGGTTAACACATATTAAAGTGGAAGAGCTGCTTACCCTTATGATAATTGTTTCTGACAACACAGCTACAAATGAGCTCATTTCTTTAGTAGGATTTGAAAAAATTAACGAATGTGCTAGAAATCTAGGATTAAAGAAAACGGTTTTAAACCGCTATATGATGGACGAAATCGCTGTTGAAAAAGGGGTTGATAATTATACGTGTGCCTCTGACGTAGTAAAGTGTCTAAGGGAAATATATGAAGGAAACCTTTTGAAAAAATCTAGTCACGAAAAAATAATGAGAATGTTAGAAATGCAGCAGTTTCAGCATAAGCTTCCAGCACGTATAGGATCAGCGTTTCAAGCTGCGAATAAGACTGGAGAACTACAGGGAGCAGAACATGATAGTGCTATTCTCATGCGAGGTAACGAAACGTATTATGCCGTTGTTTTGATAGATGGACTAAGTGACAATGAACAGGGAAGGAGATTGATTGCTGATATTGGATACCTCCTGTCATCTAACATCTAAAATCTTTTGACCATATACTTCAATAAGCGGGATTGGTTTGGTCCCTTTTATATAATGTCTTCTATCAAAGAGAAACTCACATTTACTAATAATAAATGCTTGTCTTCTCAAATTTTGGCGAGACCATTGTTTGCTGTGCTGGATTTGTGCTAGTAATAGATACACATGTTCTTTTTCATAAAATTTTATGAAAAAATAATGATAAATCATTCATCCTATACCAACTTATTCATATTTTTTATATAATAGAATAATAGTATATATTTTAAACGAATAGTGAATGTCTATGCAAAGCAGCAAGGAGCATGAAATTATTCGATTCATAAATGGTGGTGTATGTATGGCAAACGAACATGTAATGATAGATATTATAAAAGCATTTAAGCGCAATTCAACTGAATCCATTGCCATGGATTTAATTAAGGAAGTGCGAGGGACATTTAGTCCATTACCTAAATATATAGCGGATTTAATTGATGAGCTGAGAAAATTAAATTTAAAAGACGAAGTGATCAGTGTAATCTTGTATCAATCTGTATATGTGGCAGATCATCAATTTAATATTAAAGATACCATTACCAATCGTCAATTTGTAAAAGATACGATTGAAATGGGCAGAAGATGGGTGCATCAGTACGGCCGAATTGAAACAGTAGAAGAAGCAATTCATATTGCAGAGCAAGTATCTACAAAAGAGGACTTGCCTCATCATTTGCAAACAGCAACAATTGACGAAAAAATTACGCTTGAGGTGCAGCTTGATCATCAAACGTATGAAATGTTAAAAAATATAGCGGTTTATTATGATCATCATTCCTATGAACAGTCAATGACTGTAGCAATTAATCGTTTATATACGCAGCTGCGCGATGCACAATCAAAAAATAGTTAAATGTCAAATCTCACATGTTCCGTGCACCATGTGAGATTTTTTAAGAGGTGAAAGAGGCACAGATGAAAATGTCTTGCTCCATCATTCATCAAAAGGAGGGAGAACATTGATGAGGGTATATTTATCTCCTCTTCAAAAAAAAGATGCTTCTAAAGTTTTTGCATATTGGTCGGATGAAGAGGTTACTAGATATATGAATATTGAGCCCTTTACGACGCTTTATCAGGCGGAAAGCATGATTGCACTTCTACAAAGTTTGATGAAAGAAGGGAAAGCAACACGCTATTCTATTCGATTAAAGACTTCAGATGAGATCATTGGAACCTGCGGTCTAAACCGTATTGATTATGTTAAAAAGCAAGCAGAGATAGGGTATGATTTAGGCAGACCTTTTTGGAAAAAAGGCCTCATGACAGAAGCGCTCTGCCTTTTGCTGGAAAAAGCTTTTGAAGAGTTTCATATAAAGGAGATTGAAGCAAAAGTTGATCCTAATAATAAAGATTCAATTACTCTTTTAAAAAAATTCTCGTTTCAACTAGAAGAGGCGTATGAGTCAGATGATTGTACTTGTTTATACACCGTCAACAAGGAAAAAGTGAGCGCGATATTGTCAGGACGTTCAAAAGATAAGAAGTAAATCAAGCAGAAGTTCTTTTGAAATAGTAAATATTTTTAGGCCTTAACCGATAACAAAGAAAAGAACGAATTGAAGGAAGGTCATGAATGAATCATCATACACATTTACTAGAAGGGACGTACAATGAGTTACTCGTTACACTCTCTTTCCTTATCGCTATTACTGCGGCGTACGCTTCTTTTGGGTTAGCTAATCGTGTGAAAATTTCCCGGGCAAAATTTATTCAGTTTTGGTTAATCAGCGGGGCATTTACATTGGGAGTAGGCATTTGGTCAATGCATTTTATCGCAATGCTTGCTTTTCACTTGCCCGTAGATGTTTCATACAATTTATGGTATGTTCTTCTCTCAATCTTGGGAGCGATAACGGGATGTTATATAGGCCTCTACCTCATTCACAAACAAAAGAAAAGCATGAAGGCACTCACCATTGCAGGGAGCTTTATGGGAGCTGGAATTGTTTTTATGCACTATTCCGGCATGATGGCAATGGAGCCAGTTATGATTTCCTATGATCCATTTATTGTTTTTCTCTCTATTCTTATTGCTGTTGCTGCTTCTAATACAGCTTTGTGGCTTGGTTTTTACTCAAAGCTAAATGAAGGGAAGCTTACCGTTTTTGCTAAGCTTATTTGTTCTACTATTATGGGCATTGCTATTGCTGGTATGCACTATACGGGCATGCAGGCAGCTTCTTTTTCAGGGATGTCAATGTCTGAACAATCAAACGGTTTTGCCTTAAATCCAATATATTTATCCGCCGTTATTATTTTTTTTATTGTCTGCCTATTTACGGCTGTGTTTTTAACCATTTTTATGGATCGACGCGTACAAAAACAAGAAGTTTTAAAATGGGCTTTTTTTGAATCTGCCCTGGATGCTATTTTGGTGATTGATGAAAAAAGACATGTTTTATCGCTCAATTATGCAGCAGAAACGCTTTTCTCTCTTAAAGCATCAGATGTAATCGGGAGTGATGTTGTTAAGCTGCTGCCCTTCTATAAATTTTCTTCTCTACAAGACGGACGAACTGAGCACTCCCTTTTGATAAGTAATAGAGAAGTTACGGTTGAGATAACGGTGATGGCGGTAGCGATTGAAGAGACGGTTGAGTATATGCTGTATATCCGCAATATGACGCAAGAGCGTGAAGCGGAAAAAACGTTGATTGAAGCAAAAAATCGCTATGAAAACTTGTTTTACTCCTCTCCATTGGCAATTATGGTCCATCGAGAAGAAGAGGTCGTTTCTGTTAATGATGCTATGATTCAGCTTTTAGGAGTAACGGAAGACCAGCTCGTTGGTAAATCGTTATATGATTTCTTCTCATCTGAACAAGTTCCTGATATTAAAAAAGGATTGAAGGCAGTAAAAGATAGAAAAGATGAGCCAAGACCTCCATTAGCTCAGTTGAAAATGTTTAATGCGTTAGGTAAGGAACTCTTTTTAGAAGTAAAATCTACGCTCATTCAAATTAATGGAGAGACGCTTTTTCAGACAGTAACTAGAGATGTAACGGAGCAGAAAAAAGCTCAAGAATCGCTTCAATATATGGCTTTTCACGATATGCTAACAGATTTACCAAATCGAAGTATGTTTTCAAACATTGTAGAGAAATCCATTGATTCAGCAGCTGCTTCAGGAAAAAAGCTTCATTTCTTATTTTTAGACCTAGATCG
This genomic interval carries:
- a CDS encoding GNAT family N-acetyltransferase codes for the protein MRVYLSPLQKKDASKVFAYWSDEEVTRYMNIEPFTTLYQAESMIALLQSLMKEGKATRYSIRLKTSDEIIGTCGLNRIDYVKKQAEIGYDLGRPFWKKGLMTEALCLLLEKAFEEFHIKEIEAKVDPNNKDSITLLKKFSFQLEEAYESDDCTCLYTVNKEKVSAILSGRSKDKK
- a CDS encoding ABC transporter ATP-binding protein, whose protein sequence is MTTKHLLEVKQLSKYFSITNKQVLKAVDGVSFHISKGETFGLVGESGCGKSTAGRTIIGLYNRTSGEVLYKGKNVHELSEKEKFAFHRNMQMIFQDPYASLNPRSTVKEIISEPMEVHGLYSNKKEMLNRVYGLLEDVGLNRDHANRYPHEFSGGQRQRIGIARALALNPECIIADEPISALDVSVQAQVVNLLKKLQKEKGLTYLFIAHDLSMVKHISNRIGVMYLGHLVELTTSSELYQKPFHPYTQALLSAILIPDPDVEDNRKRIVLKGELPSPMNPPSGCVFNTRCPLAVAACKTQKPEWQEVEENHFVACHLYNQKIISNNYIETAATK
- a CDS encoding bifunctional diguanylate cyclase/phosphodiesterase yields the protein MNHHTHLLEGTYNELLVTLSFLIAITAAYASFGLANRVKISRAKFIQFWLISGAFTLGVGIWSMHFIAMLAFHLPVDVSYNLWYVLLSILGAITGCYIGLYLIHKQKKSMKALTIAGSFMGAGIVFMHYSGMMAMEPVMISYDPFIVFLSILIAVAASNTALWLGFYSKLNEGKLTVFAKLICSTIMGIAIAGMHYTGMQAASFSGMSMSEQSNGFALNPIYLSAVIIFFIVCLFTAVFLTIFMDRRVQKQEVLKWAFFESALDAILVIDEKRHVLSLNYAAETLFSLKASDVIGSDVVKLLPFYKFSSLQDGRTEHSLLISNREVTVEITVMAVAIEETVEYMLYIRNMTQEREAEKTLIEAKNRYENLFYSSPLAIMVHREEEVVSVNDAMIQLLGVTEDQLVGKSLYDFFSSEQVPDIKKGLKAVKDRKDEPRPPLAQLKMFNALGKELFLEVKSTLIQINGETLFQTVTRDVTEQKKAQESLQYMAFHDMLTDLPNRSMFSNIVEKSIDSAAASGKKLHFLFLDLDRFKQVNDTLGHHAGDQLMLQVVDRMKSCLRNQDVLSRFGGDEFLVLLHDRTDEEVKKICQSLNDCLSTPFVVLSRDVYLGVSIGVSLFPKDGKSLEVLVRHADLAMYEVKKQGRNHYLFYQKEMQVHTTRRMRIEDGLRKAFELGEMELHYQPKVNIQSGHIVGVEALIRWTHAEMGVISPAEFIPIAEETGVIVTLTKWVLKKACHQNKYWQLQGLPPLKMSVNISSVDFGTTDFVDYVLDVLRKVELESRYLELEITESVTMKHVEQTIEKLQILKDAGVFISIDDFGSGYSSFSYIQKLPIHTLKIDRSFIKDLDPNTTEVSIVRAIITLAKSLQLSVVAEGVEEVEQVEILHKEKCDEVQGYYFSKPISAEEFYEKFHKIEEKMEFVH
- a CDS encoding serine hydrolase; this encodes MEKARVKIEDAVTKWKRSNNGLIRIHIEGKESIQVNSFIQQRAASTIKLLLAIEAFRQIDEGILTLTSVIQRTEKNTVGGAGVLGALPRLTHIKVEELLTLMIIVSDNTATNELISLVGFEKINECARNLGLKKTVLNRYMMDEIAVEKGVDNYTCASDVVKCLREIYEGNLLKKSSHEKIMRMLEMQQFQHKLPARIGSAFQAANKTGELQGAEHDSAILMRGNETYYAVVLIDGLSDNEQGRRLIADIGYLLSSNI